Proteins encoded within one genomic window of Choristoneura fumiferana chromosome 28, NRCan_CFum_1, whole genome shotgun sequence:
- the LOC141443865 gene encoding uncharacterized protein — protein MSEWVRVKEEPREAEGTLWPALGAPDGLKKELGLGDGVYAEHVDFALPDPEAAISTELLETKLATLFRDTTCDPEDTAGESSLHKPIITKPCLIKLERISQVKTYECPICHKHIKRELKRHILTHTQEEIDTIKIAKKTGKGKFKCHICGARLAHPFSLKKHLKIHARIARDPFKQQLYSKVPKRKYVKDKFECDVCGKQTTRKESLVRHLTRHGDELVACGHCNEPFKYTWELVDHIKLGVCKENIRVTPNVKIPEVMLKQCFVRLNRLSYTNESKAFECIDIIPEVSENDLSEDIVLGETALETDGETYYCGVCEEQFETLSSLGGHVCRRPKKPVSCDICKKKFRFQTLLVAHARLHTGEKPYICDVCKKQFRLKNSMRMHIRTMHLGEDPFSCKVCKEKFRSTKTLGKHVREHTGEEEKKLYSCKVCKKRFKFERECVEHGRVHTGEKPFRCTFCNMSFRVEVALRIHSRVHTGEKPYTCDVCKRSFRIWQTLDAHKRVHTGEKPFPCDVCNKQFRRYDTLYTHKRTHTGEKPYACEFCPKRFTQRAHLKTHQRTHTGEKPFHCNVCNKSFSERHKLTVHGRSHSEDRPCACVCGKAFKSTQALNTHWKTHTGDKPYACEVCNKAFLRKAHLKDHMRSHTKEWPFECEVCRRRFQRPDYLRLHRKLHRAETG, from the exons ATGTCGGAGTGGGTACGAGTGAAGGAAGAGCCGCGGGAGGCCGAGGGCACCCTGTGGCCGGCGCTGGGCGCCCCCGACGGGCTTAAGAAGGAGCTCGGGCTCGGCGACGGGGTGTATGCGGAACACGTCGACTTCGCGCTACCAG ATCCAGAAGCTGCCATCAGCACTGAACTGCTGGAGACAAAACTGGCAACACTATTCAGGGACACAACCTGCGACCCTGAAGACACAGCCGGCGAGAGCAGTCTCCACAAACCCATCATTACAAAGCCTTGCCTCATCAAACTAGAACGCATCAGCCAAGTGAAGACATACGAATGTCCGATCTGTCACAAACATATCAAACGAGAATTAAAGCGACACATCCTAACTCATACACAAGAGGAAATCGACACCATTAAAATTGCCAAGAAGACTGGGAAAGGGAAATTTAAATGCCACATTTGCGGTGCCAGACTGGCACACCCGTTTAGCTTAAAGAAGCATCTTAAAATTCACGCCAGAATAGCTCGGGATCCATTCAAGCAGCAATTGTACTCAAAAGTTCCTAAAAGGAAGTATGTGAAGGATAAATTTGAATGTGACGTGTGCGGGAAACAGACAACGAGAAAGGAGAGTCTGGTGAGGCACCTGACGAGGCACGGGGACGAGCTGGTTGCATGTGGACACTGCAATGAACCGTTCAAGTATACGTGGGAACTTGTGGATCATATAAAGCTTGGTGTTTGCAAAGAAAATATTAGGGTGACTCCGAATGTTAAGATCCCAGAAGTAATGTTAAAGCAGTGTTTTGTAAGGCTTAACCGTCTTAGCTACACTAATGAAAGCAAGGCTTTCGAATGCATTGACATTATTCCTGAAGTTAGCGAAAACGATCTGAGTGAAGATATAGTGTTAGGTGAAACGGCACTTGAGACTGATGGCGAAACATATTACTGCGGCGTTTGCGAGGAACAGTTTGAAACCTTGTCTTCGCTGGGTGGACATGTTTGCAGGCGCCCGAAGAAACCAGTCTCGTGTGATATTTGCAAGAAAAAATTCAGATTCCAGACCCTTTTGGTTGCACACGCGCGACtgcacacaggcgagaaaccttatATCTGTGATGTGTGCAAGAAACAGTTTCGGTTGAAGAATAGCATGAGGATGCACATTAGGACAATGCATCTAGGCGAGGACCCGTTCTCCTGCAAGGTTTGCAAGGAAAAGTTCCGTAGCACCAAAACTTTAGGGAAGCATGTTCGAGAACACACAGGGGAGGAAGAGAAGAAGCTGTATTCATGCAAGGTGTGCAAGAAAAGGTTCAAGTTTGAGCGGGAGTGTGTCGAGCACGGCCGAGTGCACACGGGCGAGAAACCTTTCCGCTGTACATTCTGCAACATGAGTTTCAGGGTGGAAGTTGCTCTGCGGATCCACAGTCGGGTGCACACGGGCGAGAAACCGTACACCTGTGACGTGTGCAAGCGATCGTTCCGCATCTGGCAGACGCTGGACGCTCATAAACGCGTGCATACCGGAGAGAAGCCGTTTCCTTGCGATGTTTGTAACAAACAGTTCAGGCGGTACGACACTTTATACACCCACAAGCGGACTCACACAGGGGAGAAGCCTTATGCTTGCGAGTTCTGCCCGAAGCGCTTCACACAGCGCGCGCATTTAAAGACCCATCAGAGGACGCACACGGGCGAGAAACCTTTCCACTGTAATGTGTGTAACAAAAGTTTCTCGGAGAGACACAAATTGACAGTGCATGGTCGCTCCCACAGCGAGGACAGGCCTTGCGCTTGCGTTTGCGGGAAAGCTTTCAAAAGTACGCAGGCCCTCAACACTCACTGGAAAACACACACCGGAGACAAGCCGTACGCCTGCGAGGTCTGTAACAAG gcCTTCTTGCGGAAAGCGCATCTGAAAGACCACATGCGGAGCCACACCAAGGAGTGGCCGTTTGAGTGCGAGGTTTGCCGCCGGAGGTTCCAAAGGCCGGACTACCTGCGGCTCCACCGCAAGCTGCATCGGGCAGAGACGGGCTAA
- the Cul2 gene encoding cullin 2, which translates to MMSLKPRNVDFQETWANLRETVAGVVGLRAVERGVWNLRFSDVYALCVAHPEPLADRLYDETRRFLEEHVGGLLERVRGTAPLENNDPHDGLLDRYVSAWREYSEGVAYLNSLYSYLNLQHVRRQKVSDAEIIYGSAATVAADSESRQLEVGELGLVIWERVLMRGLAPALSARIVAALNEARRATPDPQHAGVLHSAIHSAVHVQSFRVRAPLSLYEQLVLEPYLEQAGAAHAQLAADLLREGDISHYMQHVLQGRAREVALGARFLHASSADAVRSCYERAAVAAHLPTLHAECPALLARAADTRAAPQLQDLQRLYTLLKPLGTHALRPLVDAAHAQAAQEGRALLAQRHARDEAHAHFVTSMVSLHAKYSALFSEVFDNNQAFVGALDRACAGVVNARDAGNPPRAPELLARYCDALLRRRGGGGESEPESRLAAAILVFKYIDDKDVFQKYYARALARRLIHQLSASMEQEEAMINRLKAACGYEFTNKLHRMFTDVAVSADLNNKFQQHLREQQPPAPAMPGFSVQVLQAGAWPLGGAMAPLAPPAALERVARQFEAFYRASFSGRRLAWLHHLCTGELRTKYTARPYQLSATTPQCALLLCFETADSWAARELRAQLQLGGDAWVRQLRPLLDAGLLLAQGEGEGEAPPRGEGVLTLNLALSSKRTKIRLTTAATQHGGATGGGGGGAGGGAGAGGADGEQPAHCDDDRKMYLQAALVRIMKQRKVLRHNELIQEVVSQARGSFAPSVAMIKKCIEALIDKQYLERAPGRLDTYSYLA; encoded by the exons GTGGCCGGCGTGGTGGGGCTGCGCGCGGTGGAGCGCGGCGTGTGGAACCTGCGCTTCAGCGACGTGTACGCGCTCTGCGTCGCGCACCCCGAGCCGCTGGCAGACCGGCTCTACGACGAGACCAG GCGCTTCCTGGAGGAGCACGTGGGCGGGCTGCTGGAGCGCGTGCGGGGGACCGCGCCGCTCGAGAACAACGACCCGCACGACGGACTGCTCGACCG GTACGTGTCGGCGTGGCGCGAGTACTCGGAGGGCGTGGCCTACCTCAACAGCCTGTACTCGTATCTCAACCTGCAGCACGTGCGCCGGCAGAAG GTGTCGGATGCGGAAATAATCTATGGATCAGCGGCCACGGTCGCCGCCGACAGCGAGTCGCGGCAGCTTGAG GTGGGCGAGCTGGGGCTGGTGATCTGGGAGCGCGTGCTGATGCGCGGGCTGGCGCCGGCGCTGTCGGCCCGCATCGTGGCCGCGCTCAACGAGGCGCGCCGCGCCACGCCCGACCCCCAGCATGCCGGCGTCCTGCACAGCGCCATACACAGCGCCGTGCAC GTGCAGTCGTTCCGGGTGCGCGCGCCGCTGTCGCTGTACGAGCAGCTGGTGCTGGAGCCGTACCTGGAGCAGGCGggcgcggcgcacgcgcagctGGCCGCCGACCTGCTGCGCGAGGGAGACATCTCGCACTACATGCAACACGTGCTGCAAG GTCGCGCGCGCGAGGTGGCGCTGGGCGCGCGGTTCCTGCACGCGTCGTCGGCCGACGCCGTGCGCAGCTGCTACGAGCGGGCCGCCGTCGCCGCGCACCTGCCCACCCTGCACGCAGAGTGCCCCGCCCTGCTGGCGCGCGCCGCGGACACGAGGGCCGCCCCACAG TTACAGGACCTGCAGCGTCTGTACACGCTGCTGAAGCCGCTGGGGACGCACGCGCTGCGCCCGCTGGTGGACGCTGCGCACGCGCAGGCGGCGCAGGAGGGACGCGCCCTGCTGGCGCAGCGACACGCGAGGGACGAG GCGCACGCGCACTTCGTGACGTCGATGGTGTCGCTGCACGCCAAGTACTCTGCGCTGTTCTCGGAGGTGTTCGACAACAACCAGGCGTTCGTGGGCGCGCTGGACCGCGCGTGCGCCGGCGTCGTCAACGCGCGCGACGCCGGCAacccgccgcgcgcgcccgagCTGCTGGCGCGGTACTGCGACGCGCTGCTGCGCAG acgcggcggcggcggcgagtcGGAGCCGGAGTCGCGTCTGGCGGCCGCCATCCTCGTGTTCAAGTACATCGACGACAAGGACGTGTTCCAGAAGTACTACGCGcgcgcgctcgcccgccgcctCATACACCAGCTCAGCGCCAGCATGGAACAG GAGGAGGCCATGATCAACCGTCTGAAGGCGGCGTGCGGCTACGAGTTCACCAACAAGCTGCACCGCATGTTCACGGACGTGGCCGTCTCCGCAGACCTCAACAACAAGTTCCAGCAGCACCTGAGGGAGCAGCAGCCTCCGGCGCCCGCCATGCCCGGCTTCAGCGTCCAG GTGCTGCAGGCGGGCGCGTGGCCGCTGGGCGGCGCGATGGCCCCGCTGGCGCCGCCGGCCGCGCTGGAGCGCGTGGCGCGCCAGTTCGAGGCGTTCTACCGCGCGTCGTTCAGCGGGCGGCGGCTGGCCTGGCTGCACCACCTGTGCACCGGCGAGCTGCGCACCAAGTACACCGCGCGGCCCTACCAGCTCAGCGCCACCACGCCGCAG TGCGCGCTGCTGCTGTGTTTCGAGACGGCGGACTCGTGGGCGGCGCGCGAGCTGCGGGCGCAGCTGCAGCTGGGCGGGGACGCCTGGGTGCGGCAGCTGCGGCCGCTGCTGGACGCGGGACTGCTGCTGGCGCAG GGGGAGGGCGAGGGGGAGGCGCCCCCCCGCGGGGAGGGCGTGCTCACGCTCAACCTCGCGCTCAGCTCCAAGCGCACCAAGATACGGCTCACCACCGCCGCCACGCAGCACG gcGGCGCGacggggggcgggggcggcggcgcgggcgggggcgcgggcgcgggcggggcgGACGGCGAGCAGCCGGCGCACTGCGACGACGACCGCAAGATGTACCTGCAGGCCGCGCTCGTGCGCATCATGAAGCAGCGCAAG GTGCTCCGCCACAACGAGCTGATCCAGGAGGTGGTGAGCCAGGCGCGCGGCAGTTTCGCACCGTCCGTGGCCATGATCAAGAAGTGCATCGAGGCGCTCATCGACAAGCAGTACCTGGAGCGCGCGCCCGGCCGCCTCGACACGTACAGCTACCTCGCGTAg